The DNA region CAGGCGCTCGAAGAGCTCGGCCGCGCCGTACGAACGGTCTTCGCCTGCGACTACCTCGCCAGCCCCGGCCTGCGCCGAGAGATCCACGGCGGGCTCCAGGTCGTGGAGAACTGGAACAGCGCGACCACCGTGCTCCACTACGGCAAGGACGGCGCCCTGACCGGCCCGGACAAGGAACACGCCGAAACCTCGATGCTCGCCCTGCGCCTGCTCCAGTCCGCGCTCGTGCACGTCAACATCCTGCTCGTACAGCAGATCCTGGCCGAACCGGCCTGGGCGAAGAAACTGAGCGACGAGGACCGGCGAGGGCTGACCGCGCTCTTCTGGTCCAACGTCAACCCAGACGGCACGTTCCGCCTCGACATGGACAAGCGCCTCGACCTCGGCCTGCCCACCGGCGTGCCACGCCCCCGCACTTCGGCGGACACCGCCAACCGATCCACCACGGAGACACGATGACGGAACTCACCGACCCGCGGAAGAACGAGGCCGCGTGGCCGACGCTCGACCTGGCCCGCGCCTACGCTGCCCGCGACCGCGCCGCGATCGTCGAACACCTCGCCCACCTTGACGACGTCCAGCTGAAGTTCGGCGGCGGCGTGCTCAGCAGCATGTACAACGACACCCGCGAGGTCCTGCGGGACACCGGGCGCCCGTGCAATCTGGCGTCCGTCGTACGGGAGGTCGACGCGACAAGTGAGGTGTGAGAGCTGCCCTTTCGGGGGTATTGTTACACTAAGACCGTAACAATCGCTTTGGCTGATCGGAGAGTCCATGGCCTCCCAAGTCGACGGCATCCGTTCCCAATACCCTGATCGCAGGCGGATCGTCTTAGGTGCTAGCCCGTGGGTCGCCGCGGCGGTGGCCCAGATCGCCGTCTATGTGGCTGTCCGTAACCGGCTTCCCGACGAAGTGGTCTCCCACGTGGGATTTTCCGGGCCCGACGGCTTCATGGCACCCATCAAACTGGTCGCCATCACGGTCGCTGTGTACCTGGCCGAGGCAACCCTGTTCGGGTACCTGCTGATTCGTCGCCGGCAGACGACGGGGCAATACCGACTCGTCGCGGCCTGTGCATGGGGCGCGGCGTTGGGCGAGGGATACTTCCTCACCGCTTCCTTCGCCGCAAACGCCGGGCTGTCCAACCCGCGTGATCTCGATTTCCCCATGTCCGTGCACGGGCCGATCGCCATCGTCATCTGCCTGGCGGGCGCGGCTGTCGGAGTGGCTTTGGCGTGGAAGGCGGACCACCGATGACGCCACCCGCCCCTCAGCGGGCAGCGTGGACCCGGAGTGCGGGACCGTCCTGGTGTGCACCCGCCGGGGTGCTCCTCGCAGTGGCCGGCATCGTCATCACGTACGTCACCTCGGTTGGCTGGTGGCTGTTTCCGGCTCTCCCTGTGGGTGTGCTTCTCGTGCTGTGGGGCCGCACCAGGGTCACAGTCAATGAGGGCGGCGTCACCGTTTCCGCTGCCGGGCTGCCGATCCGTCGCTTCCGCCCGGACCGGATCGTGTCTGCACGCTCCGGCTACGCCCGGCTTGCGGACCTAGGAGGTTTCGGCTATCGCGTGATGCCCGGCCGGCACGCTCTCTCTCTGCGGCCGGGCGACGCCCTGTGGCTGGGACTGAGCAATGGACGAGAGTTCGTCGTGACGGTCGACGATGCCGAGACCGCCGCGCGTTTGATCTCCGAACTTCCAGGAAGGCATTGATGCCATGCTCATGGAGATCGACACAGGCTCCACGCAACCACTCGCTGACCAAGTCGCGGCAGCCGTACGGCGGTCCATGCTGGCTGGTTCGCTGCGCGTCGGTGACAGGCTTCCGGCAGCTCGGGAGCTGGCCCGGGCTCTAGAGATCGGCCTGCATACCGTGCTGCGGGGATACCAGACGCTCCAGGCGGAAGGGCTCATCGAACTGCGGCGCGGACGCGGGGCGGTGGTGATCGCGTCCGCGCCACAGGATCGCGCCACAGTCGTCGAGCAGGCGCGACAGTTGGTGACTGCCGCACGGAGAATCGGGATGCCGGATACCGAGACACTCTCGCTGGTCTCAACCTGCATGGGGCGGAAGTAGGGCGTGGACGGCGAGCGTAAGCAAGTATCCGGCTGCTCCGGATCAGACCCTGGTTCCCAAAGGGGGAGTGCGAACAGGTGTTGACTCAGCCGGTTCGGTAGCAGCCTCGGTAGGCGGTTGCGGGTGGCGGCGGGTGATTGTGGCGCCAGGCGGCAGGCAGAGCACCAGGATGCCGCCCGCCATCGCCAGGGCGAAGCTCCACAGGCCCATCATCATCCCGATCAAGAAATGGAACAGCAGACCGGCCCACATCGCCACGTAGCGAGCCCGCTGCGGCAGCAACAGGGCGGCAGCGAGCGTGATCTCGATGAACAACGGGAGCCAGGTCATCAGGGCGACGCCCCAGGACGTCGAGACGAGGGGACGCACGACGGTGTCCAGCCATGCAGGAGCGCCGAAGCTGAGGTTCGTGCTCCGGTACCACATTGCCGTACCGTCGTACCACTCTTGATGGGGCAGCTTGGCGACACATGCGTTGAAGTAGACGACGCACATCTGCAGCCGCAGTATCAGCAGGCCCGAGGAGCCGACTAAAGCCCAGCCGCGGCGAGTCGGAGAATCAGCGTCCGATGGCGGCTCCTGCCAGTGCCAGCCACGTGGATCACCCAGCGCGGGCAGGACGAACAGCATCGACAGGACGAGTCCGATCTGGTCGCCGCCGTCACTGATGGCGATCCCCGCGAAGACGCTGTAGTTGACGTACGCGTGCGGGAGTGCGGTGAAGCGGGGCCGCCAGCCAGAGGCGACGATCAGGAGCACGAGAACGCACAGCCACTTCAGCCAGGTAAGGCCGGTGTGGTCGTCCTTGGCCAGGCAGAACACAGCAGCAGAAGTGGCTCCCTCGCAGGACGGAAAATCGCCGGCGAGGGCAGCATGGAGGCGTTTACTCCGGATGGCGATGGCGCGATGGTGAGGCGTGCGACTCCGCATGACAGCGGACACTGCATAAATCCGGTGCACGCACGCATGGGTAGGGGCTATCCCGCGTGAGGGCAGAGGGGATACTGCATAGAATCTTTCGGTTCCGAGTTCGGTGGCGTGCCAGGGAGCTGTCGGAAAATAACTTCAGGGTTTGGTGTCGGTCTTGCCGATGAGGTTGGCGAGGTCTGCTGCGGTGGGTGCGGTGATCGGTGCTGGGCGGGGACGGTAGTCGAGGGCTTCCAGGATGGGGGTCATCTCGTGCAGGGCGTCGCTGACGGCGCCTGCAGGTGAGCCGAGCAGCGAGGTCAGGGCCCGGATCTGGGCCTTCCAGCGATGGCGGATGACGGTGACCAGCAGGCGGTCGGACAGTGACAGGGGGCCGCGCCGTAGAATGCGGTGCCGGGCCCGCTTGTGGTGCAGGCTGATCGGCGGATGGTCGAGGAGGTACTGCTCGACCTCGGCTAGCAGACCGGTGAACGAGGCGTGCTCCATGCCGGTGAGGGTGGGGTGGTGCAGCCAGTCGGGGGCGCGGTCCTCGGGCTGGCCGCGGTCCTCGTAGTGCGGGGCGGGTGCCGGGGCGGGCGGCTCGGGCCGCAGGGTGGCGGTGTCGCCGGTGCGACGCCGAGGTGTACGGCCTTGACGGCAGGTATGCCTGCGGTCTGTGCGGGTGGTCCAACCACTGGGCCGAGGGGCACACCTCACTGCCGGAGCCGACGCCAGCGCCTGTCCCGCCCAACCCGCTGCGCTGACAACCCGTAGGCGCTTCCTGCCTCGGCAGGTGCCGAGGCAGGAGGCGCTTGGTCATGGCCGGAGGTAGCGAGGAGCACACGGAAAGGGCCTTGCCCCATACCCTGGCAGTGACGAGCTGGGCAGAGAGGGGCAAGGCCCTGCCGGCCGATGCCACCCGGACCCGTATACCGACCCGATGGCCTTCGGCCCACGGATGCAGATCCTCCGGACCCGACGCGGGCTCAGTCGTCCGGTCGCCGCCGGCCTGCTCGGCATGTCCCCCTCGTGGGTGAAGCAAGTCGAGCAGGGAAGAATCGGCATGCCGAGGCTTCCTGTGGTGCCGCGGATCGCCGAGCTGCCGCGGGTGCGGGACCTGGCCGACCTGGCAGGGGACCAGTCGGCCCCGGTCGGCCTCTTCATCGGGCCGGGCCACCCCCGTCCTACAGGCGGCCCACCCGCCAGGCAGTCCGGAGTGCCGGCCCCAGGCCCCATCCAAGCGCCGGGCTGCGGCGCGCCATGGATGAGCTCGCGGGCACCCCCCGCAGCTGAGATGACTCCCTGTCCGTACCCGAGGCCGACAGCGGCCGGGGCGGGTCGGGGCTGCTCCCGGACGAGGGAGGCCGGTGGAACCTCAAGTGCCTCGGCGATCACAAGTAGGTCTTCGTCGCGCCGGACGCGGCGACGCCCCGTTCGGATGCGACCATCGAGCTGGTCCTGAGACAGGCCGAGCTCCCCGGCGCTCTGCGTGGACCCCGTCCGGGAAGGGCGTACGTCTGCCCAACACCCCTTAAGCGTCTGCCTGATCATCTCCAGGCCGTATCCACATGGTCGCGATCACGTGACACCACCAGAGCCTGTCCGGCGGTCTCTGATCGGTATGGTCATAGGATCATGAAGGCCCTGATCCTACTGTCCGCTGCCTTTGTCGTCTTCGTCATGCCGACCACCCTGGTCTGGCTGCTCGGGCGGCGAGCGAGGTTCCCCGGCTGGATGCTGATCGTGATACTGCTGACCGGGTGGTTGACCGTGTTCGCCGGCGGGTTCCTCTCACAGCGCGCCCAGCCGCAGCTGTTTCCCGATACGTCGCCCTGCTACGGCATACGCGCCGCGCCTGTCTCGCAGTACTTCCCGCCCGACTCGTTCTGCCTGCACGCAGACGGGGAATTGCGGACGGTCAACGGGCCCGACGCCAGGCTTGTCTTCTGGACTGCCGCCAACACCACCTTGGCGATGGTGATCGCCGCCGCCTTTGCCGGGCGTCGTCGACGGACTTGATCGCGCTCGCCTCGTCGAAGGCGACCGTCCGCCGCCAGGCAGTCAGGGCGCGTCTGGCCCGGGGATCTTCTGCCACGACGGAACGGAACGGTAACGCCACACCCACCGCCCGCACAGCGGGGGAGCCCTATTCAGCGCGCGGCCGCCGGTTCGCCCCTGGCCCGGCGTGTTCCACGGGTCTCCAGGTGGGTGATCACCTGGGTGTGGAAGCGGTCCACCGCTTCGTCGACGCTGCGGATGAACCCGGTCTCGGCCTTGCCCCGGCCGTTGCCCATGCCCTTGAACAGGGAGAGGCGGAAGCCGAGGATCTGCGCGCCGTCCTTGGGGAGGATGTCCGCCGGTTCGGGGCGCAGGCGCTCCAGCGTGCCCCGTGGGCCGGTTCCGCCCTCGACGAGCGTTTCGATGTGCAGATCCGCCGGTGCCGCCGCGAGTTGGCGGATCAGGCGCTTGGCGTGGCTGAGCGGATAGCCCTGCTCGGGCGCCGGGACCTCGATGGAGGTGCGGAGCTTGCCCGTACGCAGGTCGGCGGTGAGGGCGAGGATCCCGGGCGTTCCCTCGATACGGAGTTCCGAGTGCAGCCTCCCCTGGGCG from Streptomyces sp. NBC_01754 includes:
- a CDS encoding sporulation-delaying protein SdpB family protein codes for the protein MRSRTPHHRAIAIRSKRLHAALAGDFPSCEGATSAAVFCLAKDDHTGLTWLKWLCVLVLLIVASGWRPRFTALPHAYVNYSVFAGIAISDGGDQIGLVLSMLFVLPALGDPRGWHWQEPPSDADSPTRRGWALVGSSGLLILRLQMCVVYFNACVAKLPHQEWYDGTAMWYRSTNLSFGAPAWLDTVVRPLVSTSWGVALMTWLPLFIEITLAAALLLPQRARYVAMWAGLLFHFLIGMMMGLWSFALAMAGGILVLCLPPGATITRRHPQPPTEAATEPAESTPVRTPPLGTRV
- a CDS encoding helix-turn-helix domain-containing protein; amino-acid sequence: MAFGPRMQILRTRRGLSRPVAAGLLGMSPSWVKQVEQGRIGMPRLPVVPRIAELPRVRDLADLAGDQSAPVGLFIGPGHPRPTGGPPARQSGVPAPGPIQAPGCGAPWMSSRAPPAAEMTPCPYPRPTAAGAGRGCSRTREAGGTSSASAITSRSSSRRTRRRPVRMRPSSWS
- a CDS encoding GntR family transcriptional regulator codes for the protein MLMEIDTGSTQPLADQVAAAVRRSMLAGSLRVGDRLPAARELARALEIGLHTVLRGYQTLQAEGLIELRRGRGAVVIASAPQDRATVVEQARQLVTAARRIGMPDTETLSLVSTCMGRK